Proteins co-encoded in one Juglans regia cultivar Chandler chromosome 16, Walnut 2.0, whole genome shotgun sequence genomic window:
- the LOC109005509 gene encoding RNA polymerase II C-terminal domain phosphatase-like 3 isoform X1 — MVVAGSNWFEGNNCEGIEETLGEMGKDETKVEDVEEGEISDGVSVEEITEENLKKQENATATTKVSSKPKAGARVWTMQDLYKYQVSRGYGSSLYNLAWAQAVQNKPLNEIFVMGAEVDLDEKSKRSSAPPNSNAKEVDEVMVDNDSKDEMDAKVVDVGKEEGELEEGEIDLDSEPIEKEVESEEIKEEAVLGREGVNVENSEIVLEKRVTWIRETLESATVIEAETSFGEVCSRVHSTMESLREVLSESSVPTKDALVQLLFTAIKAVNSVFSSMNRNRKEQNKENVLRVISDVKFGNPPLFSSEQMKEIEVMRSSVDSVDALLSTIDGVKRKEMAAIDAANNKDFDASTTSDGRELTSNKLSSDSIAVGSLVLSNANILPEVLKPGVSSFKSRAILLPLLDLHKDHDIDSLPSPTREAPSSFPVHNIMDIGDGMARPVLPTAKVAHDTENSKLHIYETDALKAFSTYQQKFGQNSLFTSDLPSPTPSEEFDDGDGDTSGEVSSSSTIGNIRNVNPPFLWGPPGTPSMDSSSMDGPITTKNSTPITFGSNSIVKASAKSRDPRLRLANYDSNALYFNQHPLSSVHDTPKVEPVGTISSKKQKALEEPTLEGHALKRQRNGLENSGVVRDMKNVSGSGGWLDDTKTVGSQLMNRNQLMETAETDPRKMAEIVSCSGISCANANATISGNEQVSVTGTSAAASLPALLKDIAVNPTVLLNILKMGQQQSLEADVQQKSADPAKSTTQPPSSNSILGTAPMVNVAPSKVLGLLQKQAATLKVPSQIVPMHLQEDLGKIRMKPRDPRRILHDNTLQKNPSLGYEQPKITVPLASSTQKQEGQVDTKSTPFQSVTQPDIARQFTKNLKNIADFISVSLASTTLPIISHSISCGAVQGKPEKVDMKTVASNSEDQRSGTSPAPEIGVAMASRPENMWGDVEHLFEGYDDQQKAAIQRERARRIEEQKKMFSAHKLCLVLDLDHTLLNSAKFGEVDPIHDEILRKKEEQDREKQQRHLFRFPHMGMWTKLRPGIWNFLEKASKLYELHLYTMGNKLYATEMAKVLDPKGVLFAGRVISRGDDGDLFDGDERVPKSKDLEGVLGMESAVVIIDDSVRVWPHNKLNLIVVERYTYFPCSRRQFGLPGPSLLEIDHDERPEDGTLASSSAVIERLHQNFFSHQSLDEVDVRNILAAEQRKILGGCSIVFSRVFPVGEANPHLHPLWQTAEQFGAVCTNQIDEQVTHVVANSLGTDKVNWALSTGRFVVYPGWVEASALLYRRANERDFAIKS; from the exons atggTCGTTGCTGGGTCGAATTGGTTTGAGGGAAATAATTGTGAGGGTATTGAGGAAACCCTAGGTGAGATGGGGAAGGATGAGACTAAGGTCGAAGACGTAGAAGAAGGTGAAATTTCTGATGGAGTTTCGGTGGAGGAGATCACCGAGGAAAATCTAAAAAAGCAGGAGAATGCTACCGCGACGACGAAGGTCTCGTCGAAACCAAAAGCCGGAGCTAGGGTTTGGACGATGCAGGATCTGTATAAATACCAGGTCTCTCGTGGCTATGGTTCGAGCTTGTATAATCTGGCGTGGGCACAGGCCGTGCAGAATAAGCCTCTGAATGAGATTTTCGTGATGGGGGCGGAGGTTGACCTGGACGAGAAATCGAAGCGATCGTCGGCTCCGCCAAATTCTAACGCAAAGGAAGTTGATGAAGTTATGGTCGATAATGATAGTAAGGACGAGATGGATGCTAAAGTTGTGGATGTGGGGAAAGAGGAAGGGGAATTGGAGGAAGGTGAGATTGATTTGGATTCAGAGCCGATCGAAAAGGAGGTCGAGTCTGAGGAAATTAAAGAAGAAGCAGTTTTGGGCAGAGAGGGTGTGAATGTTGAGAACTCGGAGATTGTTTTGGAGAAGCGAGTGACTTGGATTCGGGAAACTCTGGAGAGTGCAACTGTGATCGAGGCAGAGAC ATCATTTGGGGAAGTTTGCTCCCGAGTGCACAGCACTATGGAGAGCTTGCGAGAAGTGTTGTCAGAAAGTAGTGTTCCCACAAAGGATGCTCTTGTTCAATTGTTGTTCACTGCGATTAAGGCAGTCAATTCG GTGTTCTCTTCCATGAACAGAAACCGAAAGGAGCAGAATAAAGAAAATGTGTTGAG GGTCATTTCTGATGTCAAGTTCGGTAATCCCCCTCTTTTCTCCTCTGAGCAGATGAAAGAG ATAGAGGTCATGAGGTCCTCTGTGGATTCTGTTGATGCTTTATTGAGTACGATAGATGGTgttaaaaggaaagaaatggcGGCAATTGATGCGGCTAATAATAAGGATTTTGATGCTTCAACCACAAGTGATGGTCGCGAATTGACTTCTAACAAGTTATCTTCAGATTCTATCGCTGTTGGATCCTTGGTTCTTAGTAACGCAAATATTCTACCTGAAGTTTTGAAACCAGGAGTTTCTAGTTTTAAGAGTAGAGCAATTCTGCTCCCGCTGTTAGACCTTCACAAAGATCATGATATAGACAGTCTCCCCTCTCCCACACGGGAAGCACCATCGTCTTTCCCTGTACACAACATAATGGATATTGGAGACGGGATGGCTAGACCAGTGTTGCCCACTGCTAAGGTGGCGCATGAcacagaaaattcaaaattgcaTATTTATGAAACTGATGCACTCAAAGCTTTTTCTACCTATCAACAAAAGTTTGGTCAAAATTCCTTGTTTACAAGTGATCTCCCTAGCCCGACCCCTTCAGAAGAATTTGATGATGGGGATGGTGACACTAGTGGGGAGGTTTCTAGTTCTTCTACCATTGGCAATATAAGAAATGTTAATCCACCCTTTTTGTGGGGACCACCAGGTACTCCCTCCATGGACAGTTCTAGCATGGATGGACCAATTACTACTAAAAACAGCACGCCTATAACTTTTGGGTCCAATAGCATAGTGAAAGCTTCAGCAAAGAGCAGAGACCCAAGGCTTCGCTTAGCCAATTATGATTCCAATGCTTTATATTTTAACCAACACCCCTTATCATCGGTGCATGACACACCCAAGGTGGAACCCGTTGGAACGATAAGCTCAAAAAAGCAAAAAGCTCTTGAGGAGCCTACCTTGGAAGGCCACGCACTGAAAAGGCAAAGGAATGGATTGGAAAATTCTGGGGTTGTCCGGGATATGAAAAATGTGTCTGGAAGTGGTGGCTGGTTGGATGACACTAAAACGGTTGGGTCTCAGTTAATGAACAGAAACCAGTTGATGGAGACTGCAGAAACTGATCCCAGGAAAATGGCTGAGATTGTAAGTTGTTCTGGCATTAGTTGTGCTAACGCTAATGCAACAATTAGTGGAAATGAGCAGGTGTCTGTGACTGGTACCAGTGCCGCAGCTTCCTTGCCTGCGTTATTGAAAGATATTGCTGTGAATCCAACTGTGCTGCTAAATATACTTAAGATGGGACAACAGCAGAGTTTAGAAGCAGATGTCCAGCAAAAGTCTGCTGATCCTGCAAAAAGTACAACACAACCTCCGAGCTCAAACTCAATACTGGGAACAGCTCCCATGGTGAATGTTGCTCCATCAAAGGTCTTGGGGCTTTTGCAGAAACAGGCAGCAACACTTAAGGTTCCTTCACAAATTGTTCCCATG CACCTGCAGGAGGACTTGGGTAAAATTCGCATGAAACCCCGTGACCCTCGCCGGATCCTCCATGATAATACACTTCAAAAGAATCCAAGCTTGGGATATGAGCAGCCCAAAATTACTGTACCCCTTGCGTCAAGCACCCAAAAGCAAGAGGGTCAGGTCGATACAAAGTCAACACCTTTTCAATCAGTAACGCAACCTGACATTGCTCGGCAGTTCACcaagaatctgaaaaatattgctGATTTTATATCTGTTTCCCTAGCATCGACAACTCTACCAATAATTTCTCACAGCATATCTTGTGGAGCAGTGCAAGGTAAACCAGAAAAAGTGGATATGAAAACTGTAGCTTCAAATTCTGAGGACCAGCGCTCTGGGACAAGTCCAGCACCTGAGATAGGTGTAGCAATGGCCTCTCGTCCAGAAAACATGTGGGGAGATGTTGAGCATTTATTTGAAGGATATGACGACCAACAAAAAGCTGCTATCCAGAGAGAGAGGGCAAGGAGGATAGAAGAAcagaagaaaatgttttctgCACACAAGCTCTGCCTTGTATTGGATTTAGATCACACACTTCTCAATTCAGCTAAG TTTGGGGAAGTAGATCCAATTCATGATGAGATATTGAGGAAAAAAGAGGAACAGGATCGCGAAAAACAGCAGAGGCACCTCTTCCGCTTTCCTCATATGGGAATGTGGACCAAACTACGACCTGGtatttggaattttttggagAAG GCTAGTAAGCTTTATGAGCTGCATCTATACACTATGGGGAACAAACTGTATGCTACAGAGATGGCAAAAGTTCTTGATCCCAAAGGGGTTCTGTTTGCGGGACGAGTTATCTCTAGGGGTGATGATGGTGATCTTTTTGATGGTGATGAGAGAGTTCCAAAGAGTAAGGATCTGGAAGGGGTTCTGGGTATGGAATCAGCTGTTGTAATTATAGATGATTCTGTGAGGGTTTGGCCGCATAACAAACTGAATTTGATAGTTGTAGAAAG GTATACATACTTTCCCTGCAGTAGACGCCAATTTGGGCTTCCAGGTCCTTCTCTGCTTGAGATTGACCATGATGAGAGACCCGAAGATGGAACTTTGGCATCCTCTTCGGCG GTTATTGAGAGATTACATCAAAACTTTTTCTCACATCAATCCTTGGATGAAGTTGATGTCAGAAATATACTGGCTGCGGAACAGCGGAAGATTTTGGGTGGCTGTAGTATAGTATTTAGCAGGGTGTTTCCAGTTGGCGAAGCCAATCCTCATCTACATCCATTGTGGCAGACAGCTGAACAGTTTGGTGCGGTGTGCACCAATCAAATTGATGAACAGGTGACTCATGTTGTTGCCAATTCACTTGGGACTGATAAG GTGAATTGGGCTCTTTCTACAGGAAGATTTGTTGTATATCCAGGCTG GGTGGAAGCATCAGCGTTGCTTTACCGAAGGGCAAATGAGCGAGATTTTGCCATTAAATCGTAA
- the LOC109005509 gene encoding RNA polymerase II C-terminal domain phosphatase-like 3 isoform X2, producing the protein MVVAGSNWFEGNNCEGIEETLGEMGKDETKVEDVEEGEISDGVSVEEITEENLKKQENATATTKVSSKPKAGARVWTMQDLYKYQVSRGYGSSLYNLAWAQAVQNKPLNEIFVMGAEVDLDEKSKRSSAPPNSNAKEVDEVMVDNDSKDEMDAKVVDVGKEEGELEEGEIDLDSEPIEKEVESEEIKEEAVLGREGVNVENSEIVLEKRVTWIRETLESATVIEAETSFGEVCSRVHSTMESLREVLSESSVPTKDALVQLLFTAIKAVNSVFSSMNRNRKEQNKENVLRVISDVKFGNPPLFSSEQMKEIEVMRSSVDSVDALLSTIDGVKRKEMAAIDAANNKDFDASTTSDGRELTSNKLSSDSIAVGSLVLSNANILPEVLKPGVSSFKSRAILLPLLDLHKDHDIDSLPSPTREAPSSFPVHNIMDIGDGMARPVLPTAKVAHDTENSKLHIYETDALKAFSTYQQKFGQNSLFTSDLPSPTPSEEFDDGDGDTSGEVSSSSTIGNIRNVNPPFLWGPPGTPSMDSSSMDGPITTKNSTPITFGSNSIVKASAKSRDPRLRLANYDSNALYFNQHPLSSVHDTPKVEPVGTISSKKQKALEEPTLEGHALKRQRNGLENSGVVRDMKNVSGSGGWLDDTKTVGSQLMNRNQLMETAETDPRKMAEIVSCSGISCANANATISGNEQVSVTGTSAAASLPALLKDIAVNPTVLLNILKMGQQQSLEADVQQKSADPAKSTTQPPSSNSILGTAPMVNVAPSKVLGLLQKQAATLKVPSQIVPMEDLGKIRMKPRDPRRILHDNTLQKNPSLGYEQPKITVPLASSTQKQEGQVDTKSTPFQSVTQPDIARQFTKNLKNIADFISVSLASTTLPIISHSISCGAVQGKPEKVDMKTVASNSEDQRSGTSPAPEIGVAMASRPENMWGDVEHLFEGYDDQQKAAIQRERARRIEEQKKMFSAHKLCLVLDLDHTLLNSAKFGEVDPIHDEILRKKEEQDREKQQRHLFRFPHMGMWTKLRPGIWNFLEKASKLYELHLYTMGNKLYATEMAKVLDPKGVLFAGRVISRGDDGDLFDGDERVPKSKDLEGVLGMESAVVIIDDSVRVWPHNKLNLIVVERYTYFPCSRRQFGLPGPSLLEIDHDERPEDGTLASSSAVIERLHQNFFSHQSLDEVDVRNILAAEQRKILGGCSIVFSRVFPVGEANPHLHPLWQTAEQFGAVCTNQIDEQVTHVVANSLGTDKVNWALSTGRFVVYPGWVEASALLYRRANERDFAIKS; encoded by the exons atggTCGTTGCTGGGTCGAATTGGTTTGAGGGAAATAATTGTGAGGGTATTGAGGAAACCCTAGGTGAGATGGGGAAGGATGAGACTAAGGTCGAAGACGTAGAAGAAGGTGAAATTTCTGATGGAGTTTCGGTGGAGGAGATCACCGAGGAAAATCTAAAAAAGCAGGAGAATGCTACCGCGACGACGAAGGTCTCGTCGAAACCAAAAGCCGGAGCTAGGGTTTGGACGATGCAGGATCTGTATAAATACCAGGTCTCTCGTGGCTATGGTTCGAGCTTGTATAATCTGGCGTGGGCACAGGCCGTGCAGAATAAGCCTCTGAATGAGATTTTCGTGATGGGGGCGGAGGTTGACCTGGACGAGAAATCGAAGCGATCGTCGGCTCCGCCAAATTCTAACGCAAAGGAAGTTGATGAAGTTATGGTCGATAATGATAGTAAGGACGAGATGGATGCTAAAGTTGTGGATGTGGGGAAAGAGGAAGGGGAATTGGAGGAAGGTGAGATTGATTTGGATTCAGAGCCGATCGAAAAGGAGGTCGAGTCTGAGGAAATTAAAGAAGAAGCAGTTTTGGGCAGAGAGGGTGTGAATGTTGAGAACTCGGAGATTGTTTTGGAGAAGCGAGTGACTTGGATTCGGGAAACTCTGGAGAGTGCAACTGTGATCGAGGCAGAGAC ATCATTTGGGGAAGTTTGCTCCCGAGTGCACAGCACTATGGAGAGCTTGCGAGAAGTGTTGTCAGAAAGTAGTGTTCCCACAAAGGATGCTCTTGTTCAATTGTTGTTCACTGCGATTAAGGCAGTCAATTCG GTGTTCTCTTCCATGAACAGAAACCGAAAGGAGCAGAATAAAGAAAATGTGTTGAG GGTCATTTCTGATGTCAAGTTCGGTAATCCCCCTCTTTTCTCCTCTGAGCAGATGAAAGAG ATAGAGGTCATGAGGTCCTCTGTGGATTCTGTTGATGCTTTATTGAGTACGATAGATGGTgttaaaaggaaagaaatggcGGCAATTGATGCGGCTAATAATAAGGATTTTGATGCTTCAACCACAAGTGATGGTCGCGAATTGACTTCTAACAAGTTATCTTCAGATTCTATCGCTGTTGGATCCTTGGTTCTTAGTAACGCAAATATTCTACCTGAAGTTTTGAAACCAGGAGTTTCTAGTTTTAAGAGTAGAGCAATTCTGCTCCCGCTGTTAGACCTTCACAAAGATCATGATATAGACAGTCTCCCCTCTCCCACACGGGAAGCACCATCGTCTTTCCCTGTACACAACATAATGGATATTGGAGACGGGATGGCTAGACCAGTGTTGCCCACTGCTAAGGTGGCGCATGAcacagaaaattcaaaattgcaTATTTATGAAACTGATGCACTCAAAGCTTTTTCTACCTATCAACAAAAGTTTGGTCAAAATTCCTTGTTTACAAGTGATCTCCCTAGCCCGACCCCTTCAGAAGAATTTGATGATGGGGATGGTGACACTAGTGGGGAGGTTTCTAGTTCTTCTACCATTGGCAATATAAGAAATGTTAATCCACCCTTTTTGTGGGGACCACCAGGTACTCCCTCCATGGACAGTTCTAGCATGGATGGACCAATTACTACTAAAAACAGCACGCCTATAACTTTTGGGTCCAATAGCATAGTGAAAGCTTCAGCAAAGAGCAGAGACCCAAGGCTTCGCTTAGCCAATTATGATTCCAATGCTTTATATTTTAACCAACACCCCTTATCATCGGTGCATGACACACCCAAGGTGGAACCCGTTGGAACGATAAGCTCAAAAAAGCAAAAAGCTCTTGAGGAGCCTACCTTGGAAGGCCACGCACTGAAAAGGCAAAGGAATGGATTGGAAAATTCTGGGGTTGTCCGGGATATGAAAAATGTGTCTGGAAGTGGTGGCTGGTTGGATGACACTAAAACGGTTGGGTCTCAGTTAATGAACAGAAACCAGTTGATGGAGACTGCAGAAACTGATCCCAGGAAAATGGCTGAGATTGTAAGTTGTTCTGGCATTAGTTGTGCTAACGCTAATGCAACAATTAGTGGAAATGAGCAGGTGTCTGTGACTGGTACCAGTGCCGCAGCTTCCTTGCCTGCGTTATTGAAAGATATTGCTGTGAATCCAACTGTGCTGCTAAATATACTTAAGATGGGACAACAGCAGAGTTTAGAAGCAGATGTCCAGCAAAAGTCTGCTGATCCTGCAAAAAGTACAACACAACCTCCGAGCTCAAACTCAATACTGGGAACAGCTCCCATGGTGAATGTTGCTCCATCAAAGGTCTTGGGGCTTTTGCAGAAACAGGCAGCAACACTTAAGGTTCCTTCACAAATTGTTCCCATG GAGGACTTGGGTAAAATTCGCATGAAACCCCGTGACCCTCGCCGGATCCTCCATGATAATACACTTCAAAAGAATCCAAGCTTGGGATATGAGCAGCCCAAAATTACTGTACCCCTTGCGTCAAGCACCCAAAAGCAAGAGGGTCAGGTCGATACAAAGTCAACACCTTTTCAATCAGTAACGCAACCTGACATTGCTCGGCAGTTCACcaagaatctgaaaaatattgctGATTTTATATCTGTTTCCCTAGCATCGACAACTCTACCAATAATTTCTCACAGCATATCTTGTGGAGCAGTGCAAGGTAAACCAGAAAAAGTGGATATGAAAACTGTAGCTTCAAATTCTGAGGACCAGCGCTCTGGGACAAGTCCAGCACCTGAGATAGGTGTAGCAATGGCCTCTCGTCCAGAAAACATGTGGGGAGATGTTGAGCATTTATTTGAAGGATATGACGACCAACAAAAAGCTGCTATCCAGAGAGAGAGGGCAAGGAGGATAGAAGAAcagaagaaaatgttttctgCACACAAGCTCTGCCTTGTATTGGATTTAGATCACACACTTCTCAATTCAGCTAAG TTTGGGGAAGTAGATCCAATTCATGATGAGATATTGAGGAAAAAAGAGGAACAGGATCGCGAAAAACAGCAGAGGCACCTCTTCCGCTTTCCTCATATGGGAATGTGGACCAAACTACGACCTGGtatttggaattttttggagAAG GCTAGTAAGCTTTATGAGCTGCATCTATACACTATGGGGAACAAACTGTATGCTACAGAGATGGCAAAAGTTCTTGATCCCAAAGGGGTTCTGTTTGCGGGACGAGTTATCTCTAGGGGTGATGATGGTGATCTTTTTGATGGTGATGAGAGAGTTCCAAAGAGTAAGGATCTGGAAGGGGTTCTGGGTATGGAATCAGCTGTTGTAATTATAGATGATTCTGTGAGGGTTTGGCCGCATAACAAACTGAATTTGATAGTTGTAGAAAG GTATACATACTTTCCCTGCAGTAGACGCCAATTTGGGCTTCCAGGTCCTTCTCTGCTTGAGATTGACCATGATGAGAGACCCGAAGATGGAACTTTGGCATCCTCTTCGGCG GTTATTGAGAGATTACATCAAAACTTTTTCTCACATCAATCCTTGGATGAAGTTGATGTCAGAAATATACTGGCTGCGGAACAGCGGAAGATTTTGGGTGGCTGTAGTATAGTATTTAGCAGGGTGTTTCCAGTTGGCGAAGCCAATCCTCATCTACATCCATTGTGGCAGACAGCTGAACAGTTTGGTGCGGTGTGCACCAATCAAATTGATGAACAGGTGACTCATGTTGTTGCCAATTCACTTGGGACTGATAAG GTGAATTGGGCTCTTTCTACAGGAAGATTTGTTGTATATCCAGGCTG GGTGGAAGCATCAGCGTTGCTTTACCGAAGGGCAAATGAGCGAGATTTTGCCATTAAATCGTAA
- the LOC109005509 gene encoding RNA polymerase II C-terminal domain phosphatase-like 3 isoform X3, producing the protein MVLDLEYDGSFGEVCSRVHSTMESLREVLSESSVPTKDALVQLLFTAIKAVNSVFSSMNRNRKEQNKENVLRVISDVKFGNPPLFSSEQMKEIEVMRSSVDSVDALLSTIDGVKRKEMAAIDAANNKDFDASTTSDGRELTSNKLSSDSIAVGSLVLSNANILPEVLKPGVSSFKSRAILLPLLDLHKDHDIDSLPSPTREAPSSFPVHNIMDIGDGMARPVLPTAKVAHDTENSKLHIYETDALKAFSTYQQKFGQNSLFTSDLPSPTPSEEFDDGDGDTSGEVSSSSTIGNIRNVNPPFLWGPPGTPSMDSSSMDGPITTKNSTPITFGSNSIVKASAKSRDPRLRLANYDSNALYFNQHPLSSVHDTPKVEPVGTISSKKQKALEEPTLEGHALKRQRNGLENSGVVRDMKNVSGSGGWLDDTKTVGSQLMNRNQLMETAETDPRKMAEIVSCSGISCANANATISGNEQVSVTGTSAAASLPALLKDIAVNPTVLLNILKMGQQQSLEADVQQKSADPAKSTTQPPSSNSILGTAPMVNVAPSKVLGLLQKQAATLKVPSQIVPMHLQEDLGKIRMKPRDPRRILHDNTLQKNPSLGYEQPKITVPLASSTQKQEGQVDTKSTPFQSVTQPDIARQFTKNLKNIADFISVSLASTTLPIISHSISCGAVQGKPEKVDMKTVASNSEDQRSGTSPAPEIGVAMASRPENMWGDVEHLFEGYDDQQKAAIQRERARRIEEQKKMFSAHKLCLVLDLDHTLLNSAKFGEVDPIHDEILRKKEEQDREKQQRHLFRFPHMGMWTKLRPGIWNFLEKASKLYELHLYTMGNKLYATEMAKVLDPKGVLFAGRVISRGDDGDLFDGDERVPKSKDLEGVLGMESAVVIIDDSVRVWPHNKLNLIVVERYTYFPCSRRQFGLPGPSLLEIDHDERPEDGTLASSSAVIERLHQNFFSHQSLDEVDVRNILAAEQRKILGGCSIVFSRVFPVGEANPHLHPLWQTAEQFGAVCTNQIDEQVTHVVANSLGTDKVNWALSTGRFVVYPGWVEASALLYRRANERDFAIKS; encoded by the exons ATGGTATTGGATTTGGAGTATGATGG ATCATTTGGGGAAGTTTGCTCCCGAGTGCACAGCACTATGGAGAGCTTGCGAGAAGTGTTGTCAGAAAGTAGTGTTCCCACAAAGGATGCTCTTGTTCAATTGTTGTTCACTGCGATTAAGGCAGTCAATTCG GTGTTCTCTTCCATGAACAGAAACCGAAAGGAGCAGAATAAAGAAAATGTGTTGAG GGTCATTTCTGATGTCAAGTTCGGTAATCCCCCTCTTTTCTCCTCTGAGCAGATGAAAGAG ATAGAGGTCATGAGGTCCTCTGTGGATTCTGTTGATGCTTTATTGAGTACGATAGATGGTgttaaaaggaaagaaatggcGGCAATTGATGCGGCTAATAATAAGGATTTTGATGCTTCAACCACAAGTGATGGTCGCGAATTGACTTCTAACAAGTTATCTTCAGATTCTATCGCTGTTGGATCCTTGGTTCTTAGTAACGCAAATATTCTACCTGAAGTTTTGAAACCAGGAGTTTCTAGTTTTAAGAGTAGAGCAATTCTGCTCCCGCTGTTAGACCTTCACAAAGATCATGATATAGACAGTCTCCCCTCTCCCACACGGGAAGCACCATCGTCTTTCCCTGTACACAACATAATGGATATTGGAGACGGGATGGCTAGACCAGTGTTGCCCACTGCTAAGGTGGCGCATGAcacagaaaattcaaaattgcaTATTTATGAAACTGATGCACTCAAAGCTTTTTCTACCTATCAACAAAAGTTTGGTCAAAATTCCTTGTTTACAAGTGATCTCCCTAGCCCGACCCCTTCAGAAGAATTTGATGATGGGGATGGTGACACTAGTGGGGAGGTTTCTAGTTCTTCTACCATTGGCAATATAAGAAATGTTAATCCACCCTTTTTGTGGGGACCACCAGGTACTCCCTCCATGGACAGTTCTAGCATGGATGGACCAATTACTACTAAAAACAGCACGCCTATAACTTTTGGGTCCAATAGCATAGTGAAAGCTTCAGCAAAGAGCAGAGACCCAAGGCTTCGCTTAGCCAATTATGATTCCAATGCTTTATATTTTAACCAACACCCCTTATCATCGGTGCATGACACACCCAAGGTGGAACCCGTTGGAACGATAAGCTCAAAAAAGCAAAAAGCTCTTGAGGAGCCTACCTTGGAAGGCCACGCACTGAAAAGGCAAAGGAATGGATTGGAAAATTCTGGGGTTGTCCGGGATATGAAAAATGTGTCTGGAAGTGGTGGCTGGTTGGATGACACTAAAACGGTTGGGTCTCAGTTAATGAACAGAAACCAGTTGATGGAGACTGCAGAAACTGATCCCAGGAAAATGGCTGAGATTGTAAGTTGTTCTGGCATTAGTTGTGCTAACGCTAATGCAACAATTAGTGGAAATGAGCAGGTGTCTGTGACTGGTACCAGTGCCGCAGCTTCCTTGCCTGCGTTATTGAAAGATATTGCTGTGAATCCAACTGTGCTGCTAAATATACTTAAGATGGGACAACAGCAGAGTTTAGAAGCAGATGTCCAGCAAAAGTCTGCTGATCCTGCAAAAAGTACAACACAACCTCCGAGCTCAAACTCAATACTGGGAACAGCTCCCATGGTGAATGTTGCTCCATCAAAGGTCTTGGGGCTTTTGCAGAAACAGGCAGCAACACTTAAGGTTCCTTCACAAATTGTTCCCATG CACCTGCAGGAGGACTTGGGTAAAATTCGCATGAAACCCCGTGACCCTCGCCGGATCCTCCATGATAATACACTTCAAAAGAATCCAAGCTTGGGATATGAGCAGCCCAAAATTACTGTACCCCTTGCGTCAAGCACCCAAAAGCAAGAGGGTCAGGTCGATACAAAGTCAACACCTTTTCAATCAGTAACGCAACCTGACATTGCTCGGCAGTTCACcaagaatctgaaaaatattgctGATTTTATATCTGTTTCCCTAGCATCGACAACTCTACCAATAATTTCTCACAGCATATCTTGTGGAGCAGTGCAAGGTAAACCAGAAAAAGTGGATATGAAAACTGTAGCTTCAAATTCTGAGGACCAGCGCTCTGGGACAAGTCCAGCACCTGAGATAGGTGTAGCAATGGCCTCTCGTCCAGAAAACATGTGGGGAGATGTTGAGCATTTATTTGAAGGATATGACGACCAACAAAAAGCTGCTATCCAGAGAGAGAGGGCAAGGAGGATAGAAGAAcagaagaaaatgttttctgCACACAAGCTCTGCCTTGTATTGGATTTAGATCACACACTTCTCAATTCAGCTAAG TTTGGGGAAGTAGATCCAATTCATGATGAGATATTGAGGAAAAAAGAGGAACAGGATCGCGAAAAACAGCAGAGGCACCTCTTCCGCTTTCCTCATATGGGAATGTGGACCAAACTACGACCTGGtatttggaattttttggagAAG GCTAGTAAGCTTTATGAGCTGCATCTATACACTATGGGGAACAAACTGTATGCTACAGAGATGGCAAAAGTTCTTGATCCCAAAGGGGTTCTGTTTGCGGGACGAGTTATCTCTAGGGGTGATGATGGTGATCTTTTTGATGGTGATGAGAGAGTTCCAAAGAGTAAGGATCTGGAAGGGGTTCTGGGTATGGAATCAGCTGTTGTAATTATAGATGATTCTGTGAGGGTTTGGCCGCATAACAAACTGAATTTGATAGTTGTAGAAAG GTATACATACTTTCCCTGCAGTAGACGCCAATTTGGGCTTCCAGGTCCTTCTCTGCTTGAGATTGACCATGATGAGAGACCCGAAGATGGAACTTTGGCATCCTCTTCGGCG GTTATTGAGAGATTACATCAAAACTTTTTCTCACATCAATCCTTGGATGAAGTTGATGTCAGAAATATACTGGCTGCGGAACAGCGGAAGATTTTGGGTGGCTGTAGTATAGTATTTAGCAGGGTGTTTCCAGTTGGCGAAGCCAATCCTCATCTACATCCATTGTGGCAGACAGCTGAACAGTTTGGTGCGGTGTGCACCAATCAAATTGATGAACAGGTGACTCATGTTGTTGCCAATTCACTTGGGACTGATAAG GTGAATTGGGCTCTTTCTACAGGAAGATTTGTTGTATATCCAGGCTG GGTGGAAGCATCAGCGTTGCTTTACCGAAGGGCAAATGAGCGAGATTTTGCCATTAAATCGTAA